The following proteins come from a genomic window of Sorghum bicolor cultivar BTx623 chromosome 3, Sorghum_bicolor_NCBIv3, whole genome shotgun sequence:
- the LOC110433668 gene encoding misshapen-like kinase 1, producing MSNEASVDDEVAARVRAAVAGDFKSEHVNGFPMRPDQGSIDLGSIDARSSKPPVKEDDVDRDKRRESTEKLKLSKDARSMDEEVKASPVTKRTSWPIGLHSVEEERKKAKEQRERESQQRLQEGQQQPRPDGEEGKEGRRQQIERLEELLEQDRQQELLEQDRQQELLELQRQQRQQSQQLEELLEPPPRSPPQPVPTSPWRPETGEEGLPVYGPSTPAWLRLGVPTSISAEPGRADGVVVLACMMRTPVDPQSEIKGIIGRA from the exons atgtctaaTGAAGCTTCTGTGGATGACGAGGTGGCCGCCAGAGTCAGGGCTGCCGTTGCAGGTGACTTCAAGTctgagcatgtcaacggcttccctatgaggcccgatcAGGGGTCGATTGACCTG GGATCGATCGATGCTCGATCCTCGAAGCCTCCAGTGAAGGAGGATGACGTGGATCGCGACAAGAGGCGCGAGTCCACGGAGAAGCTGAA GCTTTCGAAGGACGCCCGCTCCATGGACGAGGAGGTCAAGGCTTCCCCTGTCACGAAGCGAACGTCTTGGCCCATTGGGCTCCACTCCGTCGAGGAGGAGAGGAAGAAGGCAAAGGAACAGCGCGAGCGGGAGTCGCAGCAACGGCTGCAGGAGGGGCAGCAACAACCGCGGCCGGACGGAGAAGAAGGAAAGGAAGGGCGGCGGCAACAAATAGAACGGCTCGAGGAGTTGCTGGAGCAGGACCGGCAGCAGGAGCTGTTGGAGCAGGACCGGCAGCAGGAGCTGCTGGAACTCCAGAGGCAGCAACGACAACAGAGCCAGCAGTTAGAAGAACTGCTCGAGCCGCCGCCGCGAAGCCCACCCCAGCCAGTGCCAACGTCGCCATGGAGGCCTGAGACCGGGGAGGAGGGTCTACCGGTCTATGGTCCGTCGACCCCTGCGTGGCTCCGTCTGGGAGTGCCCACTTCTATCTCGGCTGAGCCAGGGCGGGCGGATGGCGTGGTGGTGCTTGCTTGCATGATGCGTACCCCGGTGGACCCTCAATCAGAAATTAAGGGGATCATCGGGAGGGCATGA